From a single Lolium rigidum isolate FL_2022 chromosome 7, APGP_CSIRO_Lrig_0.1, whole genome shotgun sequence genomic region:
- the LOC124674494 gene encoding stress protein DDR48-like, producing MADEYGRSGYGARSSDDYDNKNSNEDYGRREGGGYNKPGTDDYETGYNKSGTDDYDTGYKKSGTDDYDRSEGRGGYNKSTGDDEYSGGAGYQKSGGDDYNKSSNEDYGRNKSGTDDYDRSSGGYKKSGDDEYKKSGGDDEYSGGGYKKSGGDDEYGSGGYKKSGADDEEYGASRDESGDYRKEEKEHKHKEHLGEIGSLASGAFALYEKHQVKKDPENAHRHKIEEEVAAVAAVGSGGYAFHEHHEKKEYKESAEDAEEEESGRGEGKKKHHFFG from the exons ATGGCTGACGAATATGGCCGCAGTGGCTACGGCGCCAGGTCCAGCGACGACTACGACAACAAGAACAGCAACGAGGACTACGGCCGCCGCGAAGGTGGTGGGTACAACAAGCCCGGCACCGACGACTACGAGACTGGGTACAACAAGTCCGGCACCGACGACTACGACACCGGGTACAAGAAGTCCGGCACCGATGACTACGACCGCAGCGAGGGCCGCGGCGGCTACAACAAGTCTACCGGCGACGACGAGTacagcggcggcgccgggtaCCAGAAGTCCGGCGGCGACGACTACAACAAGTCCAGCAACGAGGACTACGGCCGCAACAAATCCGGAACCGACGACTACGACCGCAGCAGCGGCGGGTACAAGAAGTCCGGCGACGACGAGTACAAGAAGTCCGGTGGTGACGACGAGTACAGCGGCGGTGGGTACAAAAAGTCCGGTGGCGACGACGAGTACGGCAGCGGCGGGTACAAGAAGTCTGGAGCCGACGACGAGGAGTACGGTGCGTCCCGGGACGAGTCTGGGGATTacaggaaggaggagaaggagcacAAGCACAAGGAACACCTCGGCGAAATCGGCAGCCTCGCCTCCGGCGCCTTCGCGCTG TACGAGAAGCACCAGGTGAAGAAGGACCCGGAGAACGCGCACCGGCACAAGatcgaggaggaggtcgccgcggtggcggcggtgggcaGCGGCGGCTACGCGTTCCACGAGCACCACGAGAAGAAGGAGTACAAGGAGTCGGCGGaggacgccgaggaggaggagtctgGCCGCGGCGAGGGGAAGAAGAAGCACCACTTCTTCGGCTAG
- the LOC124677086 gene encoding probable glutathione S-transferase GSTU6: MAGGDDLKLLGAWPSPFVIRVKLALSFKGLSYEDIEEDLASKSELLLSSNPVHKKVPVLLHNGKPICESMVIVQYIDEAFAGTGPSLLSSDPHERAIARFWAAYIDDKLVTSWIQSFRGKTEEDKSEGTKQMFAALDTLEGALRECSKGEGYFGGESVGLIDVSLGSLLSWLNATEVMSETKIFDPIKTPLLAAWAERFREELDGAKAALPETDRMVEFAKKRQAQAAAAAAASDN, from the exons ATGGCCGGAGGAGATGACCTGAAGCTGCTCGGCGCATGGCCGAGTCCGTTTGTCATCAGGGTGAAACTTGCACTGAGCTTCAAGGGCCTGAGCTACGAGGACATCGAGGAGGACCTAGCTAGCAAGAGCGAGCTCCTCCTCAGCTCCAACCCGGTGCACAAGAAGGTACCTGTGCTCCTCCACAACGGGAAGCCCATCTGCGAGTCCATGGTAATCGTGCAGTACATCGACGAGGCGTTCGCCGGCACCGGCCCCTCCTTGCTTTCCTCCGATCCTCATGAGCGTGCCATTGCCCGCTTCTGGGCTGCCTACATCGACGACAAG CTTGTCACCTCGTGGATACAGTCGTTCAGGGGCAAGACAGAGGAGGATAAGTCCGAGGGCACCAAGCAGATGTTTGCTGCACTGGATACTTTGGAGGGAGCCCTGAGGGAGTGCTCCAAGGGGGAGGGATACTTCGGCGGTGAGAGCGTCGGACTCATCGATGTTTCGCTGGGAAGCCTGCTCTCGTGGCTGAACGCGACCGAGGTGATGTCCGAGACCAAGATCTTTGACCCCATTAAGACTCCGCTCCTAGCGGCATGGGCAGAGCGCTTCAGAGA AGAGCTTGATGGCGCCAAGGCCGCCTTGCCGGAAACCGACAGGATGGTAGAGTTCGCCAAGAAGAGGCAGGCGCAGGCTGCGGCGGCTGCAGCTGCTTCAGATAACTAG